The following coding sequences are from one Parus major isolate Abel unplaced genomic scaffold, Parus_major1.1 Scaffold372, whole genome shotgun sequence window:
- the LOC107198916 gene encoding collagen alpha-1(XXVIII) chain-like isoform X2 — protein sequence MGMGALGSQKLHRNPKNCTGMRALGSQKLHWNGGTGIPETALVPWEWGSHSCGGPVRIPKTRLVPQLRDPMGMRIPQLGPIFTGIPQEWFSSHRDPMGMRIPMGIPQSGPIFTRIPQKWGSQGNGDPMGMGGPRTTGIPWHWGFYGNGDPPGMGVPWEWGSHRNGGSQNHRVPMAMGIPQEWFSSHRDPTGMGIPEPQGSHKKEDPMGTGSQNHRDPLAMGIPWKWGSHRNGDPMGMVLQSQGSHGNGGSQNHKDPTGMRIPWEGGPDVPGAVAGFGALPHPPEHPKSARRERSRLGWGGLRDRSRGSSSPREGSGIVLGFPQGSFPGFPQGLSPGVPREGSGIVLGFLGLPRAGEGIWGGCRGSRPRSGGAGCQ from the exons ATGGGAATGGGGGCACTGGGATCCCAAAAACTGCACAGGAACCCCAAAAACTGCACAGGAATGAGGGCACTGGGATCCCAAAAACTGCACTGGAATGGGGGCACTGGGATCCCAGAAACTGCACTGGTCCCATGGGAATGGGGGTCCCACAGTTGTGGTGGTCCCGTGAGAATCCCAAAAACCAGGCTGGTCCCACAGTTACGGGATCCCATGGGAATGAGGATCCCACAGTTGGGTCCCATTTTCACAGGGATCCCACAGGAATGGTTCTCCAGTCACAGGGATCCCATGGGAATGAGGATCCCAATGGGGATCCCACAGTCAGGTCCCATTTTTACAAGGATCCCACAGAAATGGGGATCCCAAGGGAATGGGGATCCCATGGGAATGGGGGGTCCCAGAACCACAGGGATCCCATGGCACTGGGGATTCTATGGGAATGGGGATCCCCCAGGAATGGGGGTCCCATGGGAATGGGGGTCCCACAGGAATGGAGGGTCCCAGAATCACAGGGTTCCCATGGCAATGGGGATCCCACAGGAATGGTTCTCCAGTCACAGGGATCCCACGGGAATGGGGATCCCAGAACCACAAGGATCCCACAAGAAGGAGGATCCCATGGGAACGGGGTCCCAGAACCACAGGGATCCCTTGGCAATGGGGATTCCATGGAAATGGGGATCCCACAGGAATGGGGATCCCATGGGAATGGTTCTCCAGTCACAGGGATCTCATGGGAATGGGGGATCCCAGAATCACAAGGATCCCACAGGAATGAGGATCCCTTGGGAAGGGGGTCCCGATGTCCCTGGAGCTGTCGCTGGGTTTGGGGCCCTGCCCCATCCCCCAGAGCACCCCAAATCCGCCCGCAGGGAGCGATCccggctgggctggggagggctcaGGGATCGTTCCCGGGGTTCCTCCTCCCCCAGGGAAGGCTCAGGGATTGTCCTGGGGTTCCCTCAGGGATCGTTCCCGGGGTTCCCTCAGGGATTGTCCCCAGGG GTCCCCAGGGAGGGCTCAGGGATTGTTCTGGGGTTCCTGGGCCTG